Proteins co-encoded in one Prescottella sp. R16 genomic window:
- the yidD gene encoding membrane protein insertion efficiency factor YidD — translation MLRSLPARVLIFLIELYRTYVSPMRMPTCRFTPTCSEYAVEALRTRGFVVGSALTVVRLVKCAPWHPGGWDPVPERRGRRHHHHVSRD, via the coding sequence ATGCTGCGGTCCCTCCCCGCCCGCGTCCTGATCTTCCTGATCGAGCTGTACCGCACCTACGTGTCCCCGATGCGGATGCCCACGTGCCGGTTCACGCCGACGTGTAGCGAGTATGCGGTCGAGGCACTGCGCACCCGCGGCTTCGTCGTCGGATCGGCACTGACCGTGGTGCGGTTGGTCAAGTGCGCACCCTGGCACCCTGGAGGATGGGATCCGGTCCCCGAACGGCGGGGCCGACGCCACCACCACCATGTGAGCCGGGACTGA